The genomic window CGAGGAGGTCAAGCATCTACTGGCCCAGGCTAACCAGGTGGCTACCATCCTCGGCGATCGCAGCGAGCAGTTCGACCGGCTGCTGGTCAACGCCAAGACGCTGCTGGCCGCCTTCGACGAACGCGGCCGGGCGATCAATGCCCTGCTGAGCAACATTGCGGCGTTCTCCGAGCAGGTCAAGGGATTCATCAACGACAACCCGAACCTCAACCACGTGCTCGAGCAGCTGCACACGGTCAGCGACGTCCTGGTCCAACGCAAAGACGACATCGCCAAAGGTCTGGTCGAGGTCGGTGCGTTCCTGCCATCGCTGAACGAAGCCATCGCGTCCGGACCGTTCTTCAAGGTGGTCCTGCACAACCTGGCCTTCTACCAAATTCTGCAGCCCTGGGTCGACGCCGCCTTCAAGAAGCGCGGCATCGATCCGGAGAACTTCTGGCGCAGCGCCGGGCTGCCGGAGTCCAAGTGGCCCGACCCGAACGGGACCCGGTTCCCCAACGGGGCACCGCCACCACCGCCGCAGCTGCTTGAGGGCACCCCGGAACACCCGGGACCAGCCGTCCCACCGGGGTCGCCCTGCTCGTATACGCCGGCGAATCCCGGCGGCAATGTCACCGTCGGCGACGAGGGTCTGCCACGGCCGTGGAATCCGTTGCCGTGCGCGGGAGCGGCGGTTGGCCCGTTCGGCGGCGCCTCGTTCCCGGCGCCGGTGGACATCGCGACCTCGCCGCCGAATCCTGATGGTTTGCCGCCGACGCCGGGCATCCCGATCGCCGGGCGCCCGGGTGATCCGCCGCCGGATGTACCGGGCACCCCGGTGCCGTTGCCGGCGCAGGCGCCGCCGGGTGCGCGTACTGAGAACCTCGGGCCGCCCGCGCCGCTGGGACCACCGTCGGCGTTCGCGCCGGCGCTTCCGCCGGGCCCGCCCGCGCCCCCCGGGCCGGGCAACCAGTTGCCTGCTCCGTTCATCAATCCGGGGGGATCGGGTGGCAGCGGCGTGACGGGAGGTAGCCAGAATTGAGCACCATCTTTGATATCCGCAATGCGCGGCTACCGAGGCTGACCCGGACGTCGGTGATCATCGGGTCGCTGGTGGTGGTGTTGGCCCTCGTCGTCGGCTACATCGGCTACCGCCTTTATGACAAGCTGACCAACAACACCGTGGTGGCCTACTTCCCGGCGGCCAACGCGCTCTACCCGGGCGACAAGGTCCAGATCATGGGTCTGCGGGTGGGTGCGATCGACAAGATCGAGCCGGCCGGCGACAAGATGAAGGTGACCTTTCACTACGAGAACAAGTACAAGGTCCCGGCCAACGCCTCGGCGGTGATCCTCAATCCCACCTTGGTGGCGTCGCGGGCCATTCAGCTCGAGCCGCCCTACAAGGGTGGGCCCGCGCTGGCCGATAACGCGGTGATCCCCGAGGAGCGCACCCAGGTTCCGGTGGAGTGGGACCAGCTGCGCAACAGCATCACCAACATCATCTCCAAGCTCGGTCCGACCAAGGAGCAGCCGACCGGGCCCTTCGGTGAGGTCATCACCTCGTTCGCGGATGGGTTGGCCGGCAAGAGCACGCAGATCAACACCACCCTCAACAGCTTGTCGCAGGCGCTGAACGCACTGAACGAGGGGCGCGGCGACTTCTTCGCGGTGGTGCGCAGCCTGGCGTTGTTCGTCAACGCGCTGCACCAAGACGATCAGCAGTTCGTCGCGTTGAACCAGAACCTGGCCGACGTCACCGGTCAGCTCGCGAGCACTGACGGCGCGCTGTCGCAGGCGATACAGCAGTTCGACAGCCTGCTGTCCACCGTGCGGCCGTTCCTGGACAAGAACCGGCAGGTGCTCACGCAGGACATCAACAACCTGGCCACCTCGACCAACACGCTGCTGCAGCCGGAGTCGTTGAACGGGCTGGAGACTGGGCTGCACGTGCTGCCGACGGCCGCGGCCAACATCAACCAGATCTATCACCCCTCGCACGGCTCGGTGGTCGCCATTCCGTCGATCACCAGCTTTGCCAACCCGATGCAGTTCATCTGCAGCTCGATTCAGGCCGGCAGCCGGCTGGGTTATCAGGAGTCGGCCGAACTCTGTGCGCAGTACCTGGGACCGATCCTGGATGCGATCAAGTTCAACTACCCGCCGTTCGGATTGAACCTGTTCAGCACCGCCGAGACGCTGCCCAAGGAAGTCGCCTACTCCGAGCCGCGGCTACACCCGCCACCGGGCTACAAGGACACCACCGTGCCGGGTATCTGGTCGCCGGATACGCCGACGTCGCATCGCAATACGCAGCCGGGCTGGATCGTGGCCCCGGGCATGCAAGGCCAGCAGGTGGGCCCGATCACCGCCGGTCTGATGACCCCGGACTCGCTGGCCGAACTCATGGGTGGCCCCGACATCGCGCCAGTCCAGTCCCAATACCAGACGCCGCCGGGACCGCCGAACGCCTACGACGAAAACCCGATCCTGCCCCCCATCGGCCTACGGGCTCCCACGCCGATCCAGCCGCCGGCGCCGGGACCGGGAGTGCTTCCGGGTCCGGTCGCCCCGACGCCGGCACCCGGGGGCGGTCCGGCTTCACCCGCTGACTTCGGGGGTGGCCAGTGAGGCGCGCGATGAGCGCGGTATGCGCGAAGAGGAAGCCGAACAGACAGCCAGTGAGGCGCGCGATGAGCGCGGTATGCGCGAAGAGGAAGCCGAACAGACAGCCAGTGAGGCGCGCGATGAGCGCGGTATGCGCGAAGAGGAAGCCGAACAGACAGCCAGTGAGGCGCGCGATGAGCTTGATGCAGCGCGGATCCTGGCAGGCGCTGGTGCTGCTGGTGGCCGCGCTGGTGCTGAGTTCGTGTGGTTGGCGCGGCATCTCCAATGTCGCGATCCCGGGTGGCCCCGGCAGCGGATCGGGTTCCTACACCGTGTATGTGCAGGTGCCCGACACTTTGGCGATCAACGGCAACAGCAAGGTGATGGTCGCCGACGTGTTCGTCGGCTCGATCAAGGCCATCCAGCTGAAGAACTGGGTGGCGACCCTGACGCTGGGGCTGAGCAAGAACACCAAGCTGCCGAAGAACGCCCTGGCCAAGATCGGCCAGACCTCGCTGCTGGGTTCGCAGCACGTGGAGCTGGCCGCGCCGCCCAACCCGTCGCCGGAGCTGCTCAAGGACGGCGACACCATCCCGCTGAAGAACTCCTCGGCCTATCCGACTACCGAGCAGACGCTGGCCAGCCTGTCGTTGATCCTGCGCGGCGGCGGCATCCCCAACCTCGAGGTGCTGCAGAACGAGGTCTTCAACATCTTCAACGGCCGCGGTGAGCAGATCCGGGCGTTCCTGGGCAAGCTGGACACCTTCACCAGCCAGCTCAACGCGCAGCGCGACGACATCACCCACGCGATCGACTCCACCAGCAGGCTGCTGACCTACATCGGCAACCGATCCGACGTGCTGGACCGGGCGCTGACGGACTTCCCGCCGCTGATCAAGCATTTCGCCGACACCCAGAACCTGCTGATCAACGCGGTGAGTTCGGTGGGACGGCTCAGCGGGGCGGCCGACCAGTACCTGTC from Mycobacterium shigaense includes these protein-coding regions:
- a CDS encoding virulence factor Mce family protein; this translates as MSTIFDIRNARLPRLTRTSVIIGSLVVVLALVVGYIGYRLYDKLTNNTVVAYFPAANALYPGDKVQIMGLRVGAIDKIEPAGDKMKVTFHYENKYKVPANASAVILNPTLVASRAIQLEPPYKGGPALADNAVIPEERTQVPVEWDQLRNSITNIISKLGPTKEQPTGPFGEVITSFADGLAGKSTQINTTLNSLSQALNALNEGRGDFFAVVRSLALFVNALHQDDQQFVALNQNLADVTGQLASTDGALSQAIQQFDSLLSTVRPFLDKNRQVLTQDINNLATSTNTLLQPESLNGLETGLHVLPTAAANINQIYHPSHGSVVAIPSITSFANPMQFICSSIQAGSRLGYQESAELCAQYLGPILDAIKFNYPPFGLNLFSTAETLPKEVAYSEPRLHPPPGYKDTTVPGIWSPDTPTSHRNTQPGWIVAPGMQGQQVGPITAGLMTPDSLAELMGGPDIAPVQSQYQTPPGPPNAYDENPILPPIGLRAPTPIQPPAPGPGVLPGPVAPTPAPGGGPASPADFGGGQ
- a CDS encoding virulence factor Mce family protein, coding for MRTLEPPNRMRIGLMGIVVTLLVIGVGQSFTSVPILMARPAYYGQFTDSGGINAGDKVRIAGMDVGKVEGLDIDGDHIVVKFSIGTHSIGTESRLAIKTDTILGKKIMEIETRGTQQLRPGATLPIGQSTTPYQIYDAFFDVTKAASGWNIDEVKQSLHVLSQTIDQTYPHLSAALEGVAKFSDTVGQRDEEVKHLLAQANQVATILGDRSEQFDRLLVNAKTLLAAFDERGRAINALLSNIAAFSEQVKGFINDNPNLNHVLEQLHTVSDVLVQRKDDIAKGLVEVGAFLPSLNEAIASGPFFKVVLHNLAFYQILQPWVDAAFKKRGIDPENFWRSAGLPESKWPDPNGTRFPNGAPPPPPQLLEGTPEHPGPAVPPGSPCSYTPANPGGNVTVGDEGLPRPWNPLPCAGAAVGPFGGASFPAPVDIATSPPNPDGLPPTPGIPIAGRPGDPPPDVPGTPVPLPAQAPPGARTENLGPPAPLGPPSAFAPALPPGPPAPPGPGNQLPAPFINPGGSGGSGVTGGSQN
- a CDS encoding virulence factor Mce family protein produces the protein MSLMQRGSWQALVLLVAALVLSSCGWRGISNVAIPGGPGSGSGSYTVYVQVPDTLAINGNSKVMVADVFVGSIKAIQLKNWVATLTLGLSKNTKLPKNALAKIGQTSLLGSQHVELAAPPNPSPELLKDGDTIPLKNSSAYPTTEQTLASLSLILRGGGIPNLEVLQNEVFNIFNGRGEQIRAFLGKLDTFTSQLNAQRDDITHAIDSTSRLLTYIGNRSDVLDRALTDFPPLIKHFADTQNLLINAVSSVGRLSGAADQYLSEARAPLHTDLQALQCPLKEFGRASPYLVGALKLILTQPYDIDTVPKMFRGDYQNISLTLDVTYSAVDNAFLTGTGLSGALRALEQSFGRDPETMIPDVRYTPNPNDAPGGPLVERGDRNC